Proteins co-encoded in one Bos taurus isolate L1 Dominette 01449 registration number 42190680 breed Hereford chromosome X, ARS-UCD2.0, whole genome shotgun sequence genomic window:
- the TLR7 gene encoding toll-like receptor 7 isoform X1 has translation MVFPMWTLKRQFPILFNMILISGLLGARWFPKTLPCDVTLDAPNTHVIVDCTDKHLTEIPGGIPANATNLTLTINHIAGISPASFHRLDHLVEIDFRCNCVPVRLGPKDNVCTKRLQIKPNSFSKLTYLKSLYLDGNQLLEIPQDLPPSLQLLSLEANNIFLIMKENLTELANLEILYLGQNCYYRNPCNVSFTIEKDAFLNMRNLKLLSLKDNNISAVPTVLPSSLTELYLYNNIITKIQEDDFNNLSQLQVLDLSGNCPRCYNVPFPCTPCENNSPLQIDPNAFDALTELQVLRLHSNSLQHVPQRWFKNINKLKELDLSQNFLAKEIGDAKFLHLLHNLVNLDLSFNYDLQVYHAVINLSDAFSSLKKLKVLRIKGYVFKELNSLNLFPLHNLPNLEVLDLGTNFIKIANLSIFNQFKTLKFIDLSVNKISPSGDSPEGGFCSNRRTSVEGHGPQVLETLHYFRYDEYARSCRSKSKEPPSFLPLNEDCYMYGQTLDLSRNNIFFIKPSDFQHLSFLKCLNLSGNSISQTLNGSEFQPLVELKYLDFSNNRLDLLYSTAFEELHNLEVLDISSNSHYFQSEGITHMLNFTKNLKVLRKLMMNYNDIATSTSRTMESESLQILEFRGNHLDILWRDGDNRYLKFFKNLLNLEELDISENSLSFLPLGVFDSMPPNLKTLSLAKNGLKSFSWERLQSLKNLETLDLSFNQLKTVPERLSNCSRSLKKLILKNNQIRCLTKYFLQGAFQLRHLDLSSNKIQVIQKTSFPENVLNNLNILFLHHNRFLCNCDAVWFVWWVNHTEVTIPYLATDVTCMGPGAHKGQSVVSLDLYTCELDLTNFILFSLSISAVLSLMMITIANHLYFWDVWYSYHFCKAKIKGYRRLISPNSCYDAFIVYDTKDPAVTEWVLDELVAKLEDPREKCFNLCLEERDWLPGQPVLENLSQSIQLSKKTVFVMTDKYAKTENFKIAFYLSHQRLMDEKVDVIILIFLEKPLQKSKFLQLRKRLCGSSVLEWPTNPQAHPYFWQCLKNALATDNHVTYSQVFKETA, from the exons ATG GTGTTTCCAATGTGGACATTGAAGAGACAGTTTCCTATCCTTTTTAACATGATCCTAATTTCTGGACTCCTTGGGGCTAGATGGTTTCCTAAAACTCTGCCCTGTGATGTCACTCTGGATGCCCCAAATACCCATGTGATTGTGGACTGCACAGACAAGCATTTGACAGAAATTCCTGGAGGTATTCCTGCCAATGCCACCAACCTTACCCTCACCATTAACCACATAGCAGGCATCTCTCCAGCCTCCTTTCACCGGCTGGACCATCTGGTGGAGATCGATTTCAGATGCAACTGCGTACCTGTTCGACTGGGGCCAAAAGACAACGTGTGCACCAAAAGGCTACAGATTAAACCCAACAGCTTTAGCAAACTCACGTATTTAAAATCTCTTTACCTGGATGGAAACCAGCTTCTAGAAATACCTCAGGATCTTCCTCCCAGCTTACAGCTGCTGAGCCTGGAGGCCAACAACATCTTTTTGATCATGAAGGAGAATCTAACAGAACTGGCCAACCTAGAAATACTCTACCTGGGCCAAAACTGTTACTATCGTAACCCTTGTAATGTTTCATTTACTATCGAAAAAGATGCTTTCCTAAAtatgagaaatttaaaattgCTCTCCCTAAAAGATAACAATATCTCAGCTGTCCCCACTGTTTTGCCATCTAGTTTGACAGAACTCTATCTTTACAATAACATCATTACAAAAATCCAAGAAGATGATTTTAATAACCTCAGTCAACTACAAGTTCTTGATCTGAGTGGAAATTGCCCTCGTTGTTATAATGTTCCATTTCCTTGCACACCCTGTGAAAATAATTCTCCCCTACAGATTGATCCAAATGCTTTTGATGCATTGACAGAATTGCAAGTCTTACGTCTACACAGTAACTCTCTACAGCACGTGCCCCAAAGATGGTTTAAAAACATTAACAAACTTAAAGAACTAGATCTTTCCCAAAACTTCTTGGCCAAAGAAATTGGGGATGCCAAATTTTTACATCTTCTTCATAACCTTGTCAACTTGGATCTGTCTTTCAATTATGATCTTCAGGTCTACCATGCAGTTATAAATCTATCAGATGCATTTTCTTCACTGAAAAAATTGAAAGTTTTGCGAATCAAAGGCTATGTCTTTAAAGAGCTGAATAGTTTAAACCTCTTCCCATTACATAATCTTCCCAATCTTGAAGTTCTTGATCTTGGCACTAACTTTATAAAAATTGCTAACCTCAGCATTTTTAACCAATTTAAAACATTGAAATTCATAGATCTTTCAGTGAATAAAATATCACCTTCGGGAGATTCACCTGAAGGTGGTTTCTGCTCTAACAGGAGAACTTCTGTAGAAGGCCATGGGCCCCAGGTCCTTGAAACACTGCATTATTTCAGATATGATGAGTATGCAAGGAGCTGCCGGTCCAAGAGCAAAGAGCCTCCTTCTTTCTTACCTCTTAATGAAGATTGTTATATGTATGGACAGACCTTGGACCTTAgtagaaataatatattttttatcaaGCCTTCTGATTTCCAGCATCTTTCTTTCCTCAAATGCCTAAACTTATCAGGAAATAGCATTAGCCAGACGCTTAATGGAAGTGAATTTCAGCCTTTAGTGGAGTTGAAATATTTGGACTTCTCTAACAATCGGCTTGATTTACTCTACTCAACTGCATTTGAGGAGCTGCACAACCTGGAAGTCCTAGATATAAGCAGTAACAGCCATTATTTTCAATCAGAAGGAATTACTCACATGCTAAATTTTACCAAGAACCTCAAGGTTCTGAGGAAACTGATGATGAACTATAATGACATTGCTACCTCCACCAGCAGGACCATGGAGAGTGAATCTCTTCAAATCCTGGAGTTCAGAGGCAACCATTTGGATATTTTATGGAGAGATGGTGATAACAGATacttaaaattctttaagaatCTGCTAAACTTAGAAGAGCTAGACATCTCTGAAAATTCTCTGAGTTTCTTACCTTTGGGAGTTTTTGATAGTATGCCTCCAAATCTAAAGACTCTCTCCTTAGCCAAAAATGGGCTCAAGTCTTTCAGTTGGGAAAGACTACAGAGTCTGAAGAATCTAGAAACTTTGGACCTCAGCTTCAACCAGCTGAAGACTGTCCCTGAGAGATTATCCAACTGTTCCCGCAGCCTCAAGAAACTCATACTTAAGAATAATCAAATCAGGTGCCTGACAAAGTATTTTCTCCAAGGTGCTTTCCAGTTGCGACATCTGGACCTCAGCTCAAATAAAATTCAGGTTATCCAAAAGACGAGTTTTCCAGAAAACGTCCTCAACAATCTGAACATTTTGTTTCTGCATCACAATCGATTTCTGTGCAACTGTGATGCTGTGTGGTTTGTCTGGTGGGTTAACCATACCGAGGTGACTATTCCTTACTTGGCCACAGATGTGACTTGCATGGGACCAGGAGCACACAAGGGCCAGAGTGTAGTCTCTCTGGATCTATATACCTGTGAGTTAGATCTGACTAACTTCATCCTGTTCTCACTTTCCATATCAGCAGTTCTCTCTCTGATGATGATCACAATAGCAAACCATCTCTATTTCTGGGATGTGTGGTATAGTTATCATTTCTGTAAAGCCAAAATAAAAGGGTATCGACGTCTGATATCACCCAATTCTTGCTATGATGCTTTCATTGTATATGACACTAAAGACCCAGCAGTGACAGAGTGGGTTTTGGACGAGCTGGTGGCCAAATTGGAAGACCCGAGAGAGAAGTGTTTTAATTTATGTCTTGAGGAAAGGGACTGGTTACCAGGGCAGCCTGTTCTGGAAAATCTTTCCCAGAGCATACAGCTTAGCAAAAAGACAGTGTTTGTGATGACAGACAAGTACGCAAAGACTGAAAATTTTAAGATAGCATTTTACTTATCCCATCAGAGGCTCATGGATGAAAAAGTGGATGTAATCATCTTGATATTCCTTGAGAAGCCCCTTCAGAAGTCCAAGTTTCTCCAACTCCGGAAGAGGCTCTGTGGCAGTTCTGTCCTTGAGTGGCCAACAAACCCACAGGCTCACCCGTACTTCTGGCAGTGTCTGAAAAATGCCCTGGCCACAGACAATCACGTGACCTACAGTCAGGTGTTCAAAGAGACAGCCTAG
- the TLR7 gene encoding toll-like receptor 7 isoform X2 — translation MWTLKRQFPILFNMILISGLLGARWFPKTLPCDVTLDAPNTHVIVDCTDKHLTEIPGGIPANATNLTLTINHIAGISPASFHRLDHLVEIDFRCNCVPVRLGPKDNVCTKRLQIKPNSFSKLTYLKSLYLDGNQLLEIPQDLPPSLQLLSLEANNIFLIMKENLTELANLEILYLGQNCYYRNPCNVSFTIEKDAFLNMRNLKLLSLKDNNISAVPTVLPSSLTELYLYNNIITKIQEDDFNNLSQLQVLDLSGNCPRCYNVPFPCTPCENNSPLQIDPNAFDALTELQVLRLHSNSLQHVPQRWFKNINKLKELDLSQNFLAKEIGDAKFLHLLHNLVNLDLSFNYDLQVYHAVINLSDAFSSLKKLKVLRIKGYVFKELNSLNLFPLHNLPNLEVLDLGTNFIKIANLSIFNQFKTLKFIDLSVNKISPSGDSPEGGFCSNRRTSVEGHGPQVLETLHYFRYDEYARSCRSKSKEPPSFLPLNEDCYMYGQTLDLSRNNIFFIKPSDFQHLSFLKCLNLSGNSISQTLNGSEFQPLVELKYLDFSNNRLDLLYSTAFEELHNLEVLDISSNSHYFQSEGITHMLNFTKNLKVLRKLMMNYNDIATSTSRTMESESLQILEFRGNHLDILWRDGDNRYLKFFKNLLNLEELDISENSLSFLPLGVFDSMPPNLKTLSLAKNGLKSFSWERLQSLKNLETLDLSFNQLKTVPERLSNCSRSLKKLILKNNQIRCLTKYFLQGAFQLRHLDLSSNKIQVIQKTSFPENVLNNLNILFLHHNRFLCNCDAVWFVWWVNHTEVTIPYLATDVTCMGPGAHKGQSVVSLDLYTCELDLTNFILFSLSISAVLSLMMITIANHLYFWDVWYSYHFCKAKIKGYRRLISPNSCYDAFIVYDTKDPAVTEWVLDELVAKLEDPREKCFNLCLEERDWLPGQPVLENLSQSIQLSKKTVFVMTDKYAKTENFKIAFYLSHQRLMDEKVDVIILIFLEKPLQKSKFLQLRKRLCGSSVLEWPTNPQAHPYFWQCLKNALATDNHVTYSQVFKETA, via the coding sequence ATGTGGACATTGAAGAGACAGTTTCCTATCCTTTTTAACATGATCCTAATTTCTGGACTCCTTGGGGCTAGATGGTTTCCTAAAACTCTGCCCTGTGATGTCACTCTGGATGCCCCAAATACCCATGTGATTGTGGACTGCACAGACAAGCATTTGACAGAAATTCCTGGAGGTATTCCTGCCAATGCCACCAACCTTACCCTCACCATTAACCACATAGCAGGCATCTCTCCAGCCTCCTTTCACCGGCTGGACCATCTGGTGGAGATCGATTTCAGATGCAACTGCGTACCTGTTCGACTGGGGCCAAAAGACAACGTGTGCACCAAAAGGCTACAGATTAAACCCAACAGCTTTAGCAAACTCACGTATTTAAAATCTCTTTACCTGGATGGAAACCAGCTTCTAGAAATACCTCAGGATCTTCCTCCCAGCTTACAGCTGCTGAGCCTGGAGGCCAACAACATCTTTTTGATCATGAAGGAGAATCTAACAGAACTGGCCAACCTAGAAATACTCTACCTGGGCCAAAACTGTTACTATCGTAACCCTTGTAATGTTTCATTTACTATCGAAAAAGATGCTTTCCTAAAtatgagaaatttaaaattgCTCTCCCTAAAAGATAACAATATCTCAGCTGTCCCCACTGTTTTGCCATCTAGTTTGACAGAACTCTATCTTTACAATAACATCATTACAAAAATCCAAGAAGATGATTTTAATAACCTCAGTCAACTACAAGTTCTTGATCTGAGTGGAAATTGCCCTCGTTGTTATAATGTTCCATTTCCTTGCACACCCTGTGAAAATAATTCTCCCCTACAGATTGATCCAAATGCTTTTGATGCATTGACAGAATTGCAAGTCTTACGTCTACACAGTAACTCTCTACAGCACGTGCCCCAAAGATGGTTTAAAAACATTAACAAACTTAAAGAACTAGATCTTTCCCAAAACTTCTTGGCCAAAGAAATTGGGGATGCCAAATTTTTACATCTTCTTCATAACCTTGTCAACTTGGATCTGTCTTTCAATTATGATCTTCAGGTCTACCATGCAGTTATAAATCTATCAGATGCATTTTCTTCACTGAAAAAATTGAAAGTTTTGCGAATCAAAGGCTATGTCTTTAAAGAGCTGAATAGTTTAAACCTCTTCCCATTACATAATCTTCCCAATCTTGAAGTTCTTGATCTTGGCACTAACTTTATAAAAATTGCTAACCTCAGCATTTTTAACCAATTTAAAACATTGAAATTCATAGATCTTTCAGTGAATAAAATATCACCTTCGGGAGATTCACCTGAAGGTGGTTTCTGCTCTAACAGGAGAACTTCTGTAGAAGGCCATGGGCCCCAGGTCCTTGAAACACTGCATTATTTCAGATATGATGAGTATGCAAGGAGCTGCCGGTCCAAGAGCAAAGAGCCTCCTTCTTTCTTACCTCTTAATGAAGATTGTTATATGTATGGACAGACCTTGGACCTTAgtagaaataatatattttttatcaaGCCTTCTGATTTCCAGCATCTTTCTTTCCTCAAATGCCTAAACTTATCAGGAAATAGCATTAGCCAGACGCTTAATGGAAGTGAATTTCAGCCTTTAGTGGAGTTGAAATATTTGGACTTCTCTAACAATCGGCTTGATTTACTCTACTCAACTGCATTTGAGGAGCTGCACAACCTGGAAGTCCTAGATATAAGCAGTAACAGCCATTATTTTCAATCAGAAGGAATTACTCACATGCTAAATTTTACCAAGAACCTCAAGGTTCTGAGGAAACTGATGATGAACTATAATGACATTGCTACCTCCACCAGCAGGACCATGGAGAGTGAATCTCTTCAAATCCTGGAGTTCAGAGGCAACCATTTGGATATTTTATGGAGAGATGGTGATAACAGATacttaaaattctttaagaatCTGCTAAACTTAGAAGAGCTAGACATCTCTGAAAATTCTCTGAGTTTCTTACCTTTGGGAGTTTTTGATAGTATGCCTCCAAATCTAAAGACTCTCTCCTTAGCCAAAAATGGGCTCAAGTCTTTCAGTTGGGAAAGACTACAGAGTCTGAAGAATCTAGAAACTTTGGACCTCAGCTTCAACCAGCTGAAGACTGTCCCTGAGAGATTATCCAACTGTTCCCGCAGCCTCAAGAAACTCATACTTAAGAATAATCAAATCAGGTGCCTGACAAAGTATTTTCTCCAAGGTGCTTTCCAGTTGCGACATCTGGACCTCAGCTCAAATAAAATTCAGGTTATCCAAAAGACGAGTTTTCCAGAAAACGTCCTCAACAATCTGAACATTTTGTTTCTGCATCACAATCGATTTCTGTGCAACTGTGATGCTGTGTGGTTTGTCTGGTGGGTTAACCATACCGAGGTGACTATTCCTTACTTGGCCACAGATGTGACTTGCATGGGACCAGGAGCACACAAGGGCCAGAGTGTAGTCTCTCTGGATCTATATACCTGTGAGTTAGATCTGACTAACTTCATCCTGTTCTCACTTTCCATATCAGCAGTTCTCTCTCTGATGATGATCACAATAGCAAACCATCTCTATTTCTGGGATGTGTGGTATAGTTATCATTTCTGTAAAGCCAAAATAAAAGGGTATCGACGTCTGATATCACCCAATTCTTGCTATGATGCTTTCATTGTATATGACACTAAAGACCCAGCAGTGACAGAGTGGGTTTTGGACGAGCTGGTGGCCAAATTGGAAGACCCGAGAGAGAAGTGTTTTAATTTATGTCTTGAGGAAAGGGACTGGTTACCAGGGCAGCCTGTTCTGGAAAATCTTTCCCAGAGCATACAGCTTAGCAAAAAGACAGTGTTTGTGATGACAGACAAGTACGCAAAGACTGAAAATTTTAAGATAGCATTTTACTTATCCCATCAGAGGCTCATGGATGAAAAAGTGGATGTAATCATCTTGATATTCCTTGAGAAGCCCCTTCAGAAGTCCAAGTTTCTCCAACTCCGGAAGAGGCTCTGTGGCAGTTCTGTCCTTGAGTGGCCAACAAACCCACAGGCTCACCCGTACTTCTGGCAGTGTCTGAAAAATGCCCTGGCCACAGACAATCACGTGACCTACAGTCAGGTGTTCAAAGAGACAGCCTAG
- the TLR7 gene encoding toll-like receptor 7, with translation MGDLFLYFQVFPMWTLKRQFPILFNMILISGLLGARWFPKTLPCDVTLDAPNTHVIVDCTDKHLTEIPGGIPANATNLTLTINHIAGISPASFHRLDHLVEIDFRCNCVPVRLGPKDNVCTKRLQIKPNSFSKLTYLKSLYLDGNQLLEIPQDLPPSLQLLSLEANNIFLIMKENLTELANLEILYLGQNCYYRNPCNVSFTIEKDAFLNMRNLKLLSLKDNNISAVPTVLPSSLTELYLYNNIITKIQEDDFNNLSQLQVLDLSGNCPRCYNVPFPCTPCENNSPLQIDPNAFDALTELQVLRLHSNSLQHVPQRWFKNINKLKELDLSQNFLAKEIGDAKFLHLLHNLVNLDLSFNYDLQVYHAVINLSDAFSSLKKLKVLRIKGYVFKELNSLNLFPLHNLPNLEVLDLGTNFIKIANLSIFNQFKTLKFIDLSVNKISPSGDSPEGGFCSNRRTSVEGHGPQVLETLHYFRYDEYARSCRSKSKEPPSFLPLNEDCYMYGQTLDLSRNNIFFIKPSDFQHLSFLKCLNLSGNSISQTLNGSEFQPLVELKYLDFSNNRLDLLYSTAFEELHNLEVLDISSNSHYFQSEGITHMLNFTKNLKVLRKLMMNYNDIATSTSRTMESESLQILEFRGNHLDILWRDGDNRYLKFFKNLLNLEELDISENSLSFLPLGVFDSMPPNLKTLSLAKNGLKSFSWERLQSLKNLETLDLSFNQLKTVPERLSNCSRSLKKLILKNNQIRCLTKYFLQGAFQLRHLDLSSNKIQVIQKTSFPENVLNNLNILFLHHNRFLCNCDAVWFVWWVNHTEVTIPYLATDVTCMGPGAHKGQSVVSLDLYTCELDLTNFILFSLSISAVLSLMMITIANHLYFWDVWYSYHFCKAKIKGYRRLISPNSCYDAFIVYDTKDPAVTEWVLDELVAKLEDPREKCFNLCLEERDWLPGQPVLENLSQSIQLSKKTVFVMTDKYAKTENFKIAFYLSHQRLMDEKVDVIILIFLEKPLQKSKFLQLRKRLCGSSVLEWPTNPQAHPYFWQCLKNALATDNHVTYSQVFKETA, from the coding sequence ATGGGTGATTTATTCTTATACTTTCAGGTGTTTCCAATGTGGACATTGAAGAGACAGTTTCCTATCCTTTTTAACATGATCCTAATTTCTGGACTCCTTGGGGCTAGATGGTTTCCTAAAACTCTGCCCTGTGATGTCACTCTGGATGCCCCAAATACCCATGTGATTGTGGACTGCACAGACAAGCATTTGACAGAAATTCCTGGAGGTATTCCTGCCAATGCCACCAACCTTACCCTCACCATTAACCACATAGCAGGCATCTCTCCAGCCTCCTTTCACCGGCTGGACCATCTGGTGGAGATCGATTTCAGATGCAACTGCGTACCTGTTCGACTGGGGCCAAAAGACAACGTGTGCACCAAAAGGCTACAGATTAAACCCAACAGCTTTAGCAAACTCACGTATTTAAAATCTCTTTACCTGGATGGAAACCAGCTTCTAGAAATACCTCAGGATCTTCCTCCCAGCTTACAGCTGCTGAGCCTGGAGGCCAACAACATCTTTTTGATCATGAAGGAGAATCTAACAGAACTGGCCAACCTAGAAATACTCTACCTGGGCCAAAACTGTTACTATCGTAACCCTTGTAATGTTTCATTTACTATCGAAAAAGATGCTTTCCTAAAtatgagaaatttaaaattgCTCTCCCTAAAAGATAACAATATCTCAGCTGTCCCCACTGTTTTGCCATCTAGTTTGACAGAACTCTATCTTTACAATAACATCATTACAAAAATCCAAGAAGATGATTTTAATAACCTCAGTCAACTACAAGTTCTTGATCTGAGTGGAAATTGCCCTCGTTGTTATAATGTTCCATTTCCTTGCACACCCTGTGAAAATAATTCTCCCCTACAGATTGATCCAAATGCTTTTGATGCATTGACAGAATTGCAAGTCTTACGTCTACACAGTAACTCTCTACAGCACGTGCCCCAAAGATGGTTTAAAAACATTAACAAACTTAAAGAACTAGATCTTTCCCAAAACTTCTTGGCCAAAGAAATTGGGGATGCCAAATTTTTACATCTTCTTCATAACCTTGTCAACTTGGATCTGTCTTTCAATTATGATCTTCAGGTCTACCATGCAGTTATAAATCTATCAGATGCATTTTCTTCACTGAAAAAATTGAAAGTTTTGCGAATCAAAGGCTATGTCTTTAAAGAGCTGAATAGTTTAAACCTCTTCCCATTACATAATCTTCCCAATCTTGAAGTTCTTGATCTTGGCACTAACTTTATAAAAATTGCTAACCTCAGCATTTTTAACCAATTTAAAACATTGAAATTCATAGATCTTTCAGTGAATAAAATATCACCTTCGGGAGATTCACCTGAAGGTGGTTTCTGCTCTAACAGGAGAACTTCTGTAGAAGGCCATGGGCCCCAGGTCCTTGAAACACTGCATTATTTCAGATATGATGAGTATGCAAGGAGCTGCCGGTCCAAGAGCAAAGAGCCTCCTTCTTTCTTACCTCTTAATGAAGATTGTTATATGTATGGACAGACCTTGGACCTTAgtagaaataatatattttttatcaaGCCTTCTGATTTCCAGCATCTTTCTTTCCTCAAATGCCTAAACTTATCAGGAAATAGCATTAGCCAGACGCTTAATGGAAGTGAATTTCAGCCTTTAGTGGAGTTGAAATATTTGGACTTCTCTAACAATCGGCTTGATTTACTCTACTCAACTGCATTTGAGGAGCTGCACAACCTGGAAGTCCTAGATATAAGCAGTAACAGCCATTATTTTCAATCAGAAGGAATTACTCACATGCTAAATTTTACCAAGAACCTCAAGGTTCTGAGGAAACTGATGATGAACTATAATGACATTGCTACCTCCACCAGCAGGACCATGGAGAGTGAATCTCTTCAAATCCTGGAGTTCAGAGGCAACCATTTGGATATTTTATGGAGAGATGGTGATAACAGATacttaaaattctttaagaatCTGCTAAACTTAGAAGAGCTAGACATCTCTGAAAATTCTCTGAGTTTCTTACCTTTGGGAGTTTTTGATAGTATGCCTCCAAATCTAAAGACTCTCTCCTTAGCCAAAAATGGGCTCAAGTCTTTCAGTTGGGAAAGACTACAGAGTCTGAAGAATCTAGAAACTTTGGACCTCAGCTTCAACCAGCTGAAGACTGTCCCTGAGAGATTATCCAACTGTTCCCGCAGCCTCAAGAAACTCATACTTAAGAATAATCAAATCAGGTGCCTGACAAAGTATTTTCTCCAAGGTGCTTTCCAGTTGCGACATCTGGACCTCAGCTCAAATAAAATTCAGGTTATCCAAAAGACGAGTTTTCCAGAAAACGTCCTCAACAATCTGAACATTTTGTTTCTGCATCACAATCGATTTCTGTGCAACTGTGATGCTGTGTGGTTTGTCTGGTGGGTTAACCATACCGAGGTGACTATTCCTTACTTGGCCACAGATGTGACTTGCATGGGACCAGGAGCACACAAGGGCCAGAGTGTAGTCTCTCTGGATCTATATACCTGTGAGTTAGATCTGACTAACTTCATCCTGTTCTCACTTTCCATATCAGCAGTTCTCTCTCTGATGATGATCACAATAGCAAACCATCTCTATTTCTGGGATGTGTGGTATAGTTATCATTTCTGTAAAGCCAAAATAAAAGGGTATCGACGTCTGATATCACCCAATTCTTGCTATGATGCTTTCATTGTATATGACACTAAAGACCCAGCAGTGACAGAGTGGGTTTTGGACGAGCTGGTGGCCAAATTGGAAGACCCGAGAGAGAAGTGTTTTAATTTATGTCTTGAGGAAAGGGACTGGTTACCAGGGCAGCCTGTTCTGGAAAATCTTTCCCAGAGCATACAGCTTAGCAAAAAGACAGTGTTTGTGATGACAGACAAGTACGCAAAGACTGAAAATTTTAAGATAGCATTTTACTTATCCCATCAGAGGCTCATGGATGAAAAAGTGGATGTAATCATCTTGATATTCCTTGAGAAGCCCCTTCAGAAGTCCAAGTTTCTCCAACTCCGGAAGAGGCTCTGTGGCAGTTCTGTCCTTGAGTGGCCAACAAACCCACAGGCTCACCCGTACTTCTGGCAGTGTCTGAAAAATGCCCTGGCCACAGACAATCACGTGACCTACAGTCAGGTGTTCAAAGAGACAGCCTAG